The following DNA comes from Plodia interpunctella isolate USDA-ARS_2022_Savannah chromosome 1, ilPloInte3.2, whole genome shotgun sequence.
aaataaatttaaccgtACTATTTTTTTTCGCACGTGAAAAAGATTATGAATCGTCGCCCTGTACTTTAAACATGCCCATACCCATAGACACCGGCAACCCGATACGGATCACCACCAGTGCGTTAccgactttttgagaaagcgaTACTCCTTTCTCGAAGtcgaaactatatttatataaactattcgagtaaaaaaataaataattataattaaaaaaaaataaacttaaaaggTTATAGGAATAGCTCTTGCTCTTGCTTCTCGGTGAGAACTTCATATCGACAGAGTCCAACGGTTGTCAAAATAAGGTTTTTTCGACGGATAAAACCACAGACTTAATGTAACTGTTATCAGTATTATATcgaatgtaaaataaaagccaatatgagacaaaaataaatacataatcctttcaataatattgaaataagctacattaaaataatattcctaatatattttgacatttggaTAGATTTTAGCTAATCagatttaactttattttattattcaggagctaaataaataataatttccaacTTTGGAAAAATATCGTTAAAAACCGTATGCTATGTTGCACTATTGATCTACAAATTTcccaatacattttaaaaaaatgtcataaacAAGATGTTACAGTCACAAAATGTCTCTGGTTAGTCGACTTGTGGTCCGCTCCGCCGCGGGTGCCAAAATTAAATGGCTggcaaatttttttaaaacctttCGCTCTTATTGctgcacattttattttataaattaattttcaatcgCACCATaactattcaattttaaatgagGACGATAACTACAATGtccaaacatttttgaaaaactgCGGTCACAAAACCAGACAGACAAGACTGATAATCTCTGATAACATGTTAAACCTTGTTGTTAGCTCCTGTAAAgctaaaatgtacattattggaaatgttttatttatttttaaaaaggaaGACCAAAAGCTACATTCTTGTATAAATGGAGATGGTTAGGtgcctataaataaatctgaattaATAACTTGAGTTTAAGCACTGACACACACTTTTCTGAGTTGACAATAGTCAGCTAGGAATTAGTTGTGACATACGTCTTAAAATCATCAACGTATAAATCGGCTTTCAATCGGATTACGTTCccctatttatctatatatttgattgcttctatatttataatatagatttgaGTCTGAAATGATACTAAGTGAACGCTCCACTGAGtgttttcatacttttttaacGGGCTTTCACACcagctaaaataaaacaaaaaatcagaTTGAAAagcagtaaaaatataaaagttatcaCTTACTGCTTCAATCATACATATTTAGAAATTGTTATACAccttattttatgtttgtactaatatttttcatcagaCGTGACTGGCGAACACTGGGTAAGAAGGAAGGCTTTATAGCTTACCTCGAATGACGAATACCTGTTGAGTAACAATTGAAAAAGCGAAACCTTCAACGTTTACGATACTTAGCAACTTTCACCTATTTGAATTcaagtgacaaaaatatattgcgcAGGCAATCACAAACCAATCCCAATCTAAAGAAAATATCATTGATACATTAGGTAGATACTAGTTATTGGGTATGTCAACATCGTTTCCGGTACCTATTTGATATTCTCATTTGTTCTTTGTTCCCTTGGCatctaaacaaattattatccTAAAACTCAGACAGGATGTAGCTGTACCTAAGTGCTAGGAGGAACTAGACGCTTGAAAAAATTTcgagaattatatatattatactatttctGGTCACGCTTATGGCGCGTTGTTGTTATTCCgaacattattatttcaagGTTGCACGGCCGTCGCAGTGAGGTTGCGTAGTGGGGCTCCTCGGTAGGCGTTCAACTGGTATCTCTGTCCCTCTTTCGCATTGAGCTTCAGTCAGCTTGCTCTGTACTTGGCATTTGATATGTATGAATCGTGTCAACGTGAGCATAACTAGGTATTCCTTGATAGCTATTAGTTTATGAATCTGGATTCTTAGATCATCGGCTGTCAAATTCTTGGATTTGAGCCTATAGATCCATAACTTTAAGTATACAACCACTGCACGATaaccttaaataaatatgactcATACATTTAAGTATACTTACACAAAAAACAGATTTATAAGCGATTGGGGTATCGTCAGATTATGTTCTTATTCTATTTCTATTAGCTCTAGATTTAGATTACAATAGATCAAATAAGTTGCCAAGGCTTTTTTACTCAAATAGTGAATTTGATATCACTCATTATGTTTGCTTTATTAGTTTGCATGAGATTACTATAATGGACCACCATAGTCCCAAAAATAGCAATACCTCATTTAAAGTATTCATCTCTAAACTCCATTAAACGTTAATCAAGCATCCATCATTATATAGATCTACTTCAGTTTCATCACATTAAGTAatcattgtattatttaaaactttaataatagGTTATTTTTTGCTGCTTCTGTAGAATTGAATCCTGTGACCTCCAACTGGGAGACACATGGAGGGGGATGCAAGGCAAGATGAGCGTGACAACGCCGGTTAAGAAGATAAGAAAAAAGTCAGACAGTAAACCGCAATCTCAAATGTACGTATGTACTTAGGTGTGTTTTGTAAACTACTGTAACTGTAACGCACACGGAAAGTGTCATGTTggttttgattattataatccTTTTAATTTGTATGCCCAAAAATAAAGATTCTCTGTATTATTTGTACCCATGTATCACAGATTGCATAATTTGGTGTAATTTGTTTCTTTGGTTTTGTTGTAAGTGGACTATTTATGTGGAAGTTCATGACACGGTGTATGACGCGCTGAATCCAAACTCGTTTAAAGAggttcaagatttttttattgaaattattcttATGAATCGATATTATACTACGTACATTAAAcattaagttaaataataagttgGTACATAAACTAAGAGTAATATCCGAACTGGTAATCCTAATTGTATAAAAGCATTTAATgggtaattaaataagttatgtacttattttcacGTGTTATAGTTAGTTGCATGGTAGTGCATGATTTTCGATGTGAGTTAGATTTCTTAATTTCCCAATCCATTTTGAGACTAATTCAATACTAGCGACGGCTCGGGATTTTCCTTCCGTGGGGGAACTTAACTTCCCTAAACTATGGCTGTCCTTTCGTACCTTAtcgtttaaattttcaaaccACACTGAACGCTTGAGGTGTGTTTGAGTAACCATttatagtttgtaacttttggagaaattacttttgtataatataaaatttaacgtgaTGTACCTGTCAAGGTGATTTCTGAATGTATGGTATAAGACAAGTAAGATAATTATTAGACAAAGTGTCAATATTTCGCATTTCAGAAATTGAaggtttaatattaatataaatttgtaaaaaattaggGGATTTAAGAAGAAAACTGCTAATATTTATCAGCGTTGATTTCagatttgttaatttatattaaagttgTCCTTGTTAAAACTAAGCAATCACTAAATTCTGTTGGTAAACTCATAAAACTAATATCTTGTTAATTTTGGTAAACCCaactttatatttagtaattttagtAATACTGGAAAGACACAGGGTTCACTAGTGTCTGGGCTTttagaataacattttattatctctaAGATAAATGGGATGTTGTTTATTGATGACAGATAAACACAACACCtccaaaacaatataatattaaaaacaatatatttgcaattaattgtctttgaaattaattatctttttcaattatttttagaaacaaGTGCCACAACGAAAAGAGACGGCGCGAGCTTGAAAACGAGACGATCAATCAGCTCGAAGAGCTCCTCGGCACGTGTTTAGCTGAAGTAAAGCAACCTGACAAGAACGGAATAGTCCGGGAGGCCACACGGCAGATAGAAGAGGTGCTGAAGAGACGGGGCGAGTGCCCCGGCGAGTGCCCGGTGCGCAACGCTCAGTGTCTTTCGCCGGTGCAGGCGGGCGAGGTTAGCTCTACGCAGCCTCCCGCTTGTTTGCATTACACGGAGATCACCACACTTATTGAGGTACTTACTATGTaccaataaaaaacttattgtatattatgataatcCTAGGTTTCTCAAATTTTTGCTTATACCCACGACATAATGTTAGTTTTTACTGTAGGCAGCCGATCCAGTGACGATAATGCTCCATCACTTGttcggaaaaaaaaattgattgatcatgataataaatgagtgactacttattttaattagaccTCAATCAGACTAATTTATATCCTTCCTTATTTcttattgtaaattgtaatgaatctaacaaaatctaaatcaaaatttgtcACGTGATTCTTCGTATTGactcaattgtttttattttaggctCTCAAGCACTACACCGGGAGTCTTGGTTGggttttattggaaataaactCCAAAGGCGAAATCGAATGCGTCACTGAAAATATCAAGGAACTTGTTCTGCAGGACAGAACAGAGTTGTACAAGAAATCTATTTTCTCTCTGTTGCACGTCAACGATCAAGCTAAATTAAAGCCTTTATTGAGAGTAATACAGTCTTTCGCCTGGGGTTCAGGTGAAATTGAAAAGTTTCAAGCTATTCAAGCCAGATTACTTGTCAAGAATACTGATGGGACTGAAGGAACTgggtaatttatatttatttcattacgcaaacaacacaatttttaactatttacaataagcatataataaaaataataaaatatattctagcTTGAAAATAAgcagtttatatttaaatagtgtCAACATGGTAAATTTCAGCATCTAGTGCAATAtttcaatagttttattttcgctATTCATGGTGATAGTAATGACGAACGAACGATAAGAGGACGATTACACGTAGCTAGTATATGCGAATGTGCAGATATCACACAATTGCAAATTGAAGaaacgtaataataaaaatatcaattttacgCAATAATGAACAACATATCGTTTGTTGTAAAAAACACCAAGGTGGTACTAGGATTTCGCAACGAAACGAATTACGTTGTATTCGTgcaaaatgattatttatgcgtactttttaaaattttgaaggcAATCAGTACTTATGTATGAATTTAACATTAAagcttatatatgtatgaatttaacattaaagcttatatattagataaagattttatttggttgacttttaatataatatgttgcCGGTAAACTGCTTAGCAGTTtggcaaaattaatttttaggcCTCATTAGGTATTTGGATATATAAACctcatgaaaatataaatgatcaTAGTGCTGATAATTCATGTTGTcgatattatttgaaatacgctaatatgatattatatccCACTTACCACCTTCACACGTGTTAGAAATAATACGCTTATATAGCAGCCTACGCCCGTTTGTATATCTACTTTTTGGAACGATTCAAATGCAGCGCAGTTCAATATAATAACCTAAAACGTATTGCattactattaaaaattaacttggTACAAACGTAAATAGGTTGCATTAAGAGGTCTGGTGATTGTAAGCCCcacttcttttttatataacctaaaatgtattgcattactattaaaaaataacttggtACAAACGTAAATAGGTTGCATTAAGAGGTCTGGTGATTGTAAGCCCCACTTCTTTTTTCCGAGATGACATGTGGAATAGAATATGAAATTAGATAATTTCCACGTCAGGTACGTGGAAGCAGTGATCCACGCTGCGCCGGTGCGCGGCTCGTCTTCGGAGGAGGCCGGCTCCGTCATGTGCGTCATCCGGCGCCGCGAGGACGCGTCGGCCGCTCTTCTCCCCTTGGACGGTGGTCCGCCCGCCATCGCCGCCAAGCAGTCTGATCATATAGTCTTCCGATTGGACtgcaattatattattctctGTAAGTTGCCTGCTGCATCTGATATAACTTTCTAATGGCCAGCGACTGCCACGATGGATATGACTTTGGAGTCTGGAGTCGTCGCCATCGCCTTATGCATTTCAAACAGTAGCTGATAAATAGTCAACCGGAAAGCAGGTTTCTTTACCAAGTTTTCTTTAATTGGAAGCTATGGTTTTTGAAAGCTACTTTATATGATTTAGATGATGTACGAAATCTTGAGGTaggagtagaattcgaacacGGAGAGGATCTTTTCATCAGAGGcctatgtaaaatttatgtataataagtattattcgGGTATTTACtgaagttttaagtttttattcgaGAAATACGGACTTTTATATctgcatacatttttaaagttattgttgtacttaataatttacttttaaattttttccaGCTTGTGATTTACGTGGAGTGGAAAACATTATAAACTGCCCAGTGTCTCTTGTGGGTACTCGTTACTTGGAACTAGTTGATAGTGGTGACCGCGTGGTTGTAGTGGCGCATTTGCAGCAGACCGGGCAGTACTCGGCACCGCCCAGCGTCAGCCCGCCCTTCCGCATCCGGCTGGGCGCGTCGCTGCCCGCGCTCCGCGTCAGCGCGCGCTCGCGGCTGTTTCGCGCGCAGCCCTCCTCCGGCGAACCCGACTTCATCATGTCCACGCACACCCTGCTCGGCGACGACGACCTCGACCTCCTCGACGCCGAGACCTCCCGCCCGCCCGTCGGCGGCCCCCTCATGACCTCCGTCGCCAACGGCGAGTCCTCCAACTGTGATCGCTACCGCTCGCCGATGTGTCCCGGCGGCGAGTTTCTCAACGATTTCGACCTCGACCCCGACCCGTGGGGCTCGAGCTTTCAGCTGGGAGACATGTCCGGCGAGGATTCCAAGGATCGCAAGGACACGTCCGTGGAGCCGCCAGCGACGCCGCAGacgccgcgcgcgccgcccaCGCCGGGCGAGGGCCCGCCCTCGGTCGCTCCCGTGGAGGAGCCCAATCGGCTGCGGACGCTGCTCAGCAAGAAGCCCGTGCCCGGGGACGCTGCGCTCAACTCCAACAATCGTATCCTGAAAGACCTGCTCAAGGTATGTTAATATCACATTTTAATGGGATTTAACACAGTTGTTCGACGGCCTTACACCGTAAGGCAAACTTAAGGCGGAACAATCCCTGCaaaagtcgcctaaaggcaacTGACTAACTGACTAGTGAAACCCAGTGTGCACGTTTCCTAACGATGtgttctttcaccggaagcaagtggtagtctataaaaactacaataGTCAGATTAATATACGAAACAGTGTAGCTCAAAtacgattcgaacctgggacatttTAATGACAGGCGGATGGTCTTGACTGGACCACTACCGCTTGAGGTCCTCGATGTTGACTATCAATAATGTACAGCAGGAGGACGAAGAAGCGACGGGCAGTGAGACGTCCGCGCCGCACACGCCGCTGACGCCGCACACACCCCACACGCCGCACACGCCGGCCGCGGCCATGTCGCCGCTGCACTCGCGGCCCTCGCCGCACCCCGCGCACCCCGCGCACACTGCTCACCCCGCACACCCTGCCGGGCCCGCGCACCAGCCACACACCATGCCCTCTCACAACTCTGAAGTTTTGCTCAGGGTAAGTTTGTATCAACTTCAACAAATTGATTAAGAGTAAATGTCAATAggaaagtataaataatatggaaGCATGACGTATAGCTATACCTTTCAACGCGCGTGAAAAAGACGGCTTCAAATCATAGCGATATATGTACTTTGCATCAAAAAGTTCTGATCAGTGCGGGCTAGGTTCTATATATCGTCACAATTGTAATATTCACGTCTCCATTATTATGACATATTGACACTTGACAGTGGCCTAGCTACCGGAAGGCTAGATGGAGTCCTGCCAGGGCGCCCTCGAACTGTCACTTACAgctataaattgaaattggaAGATTTCAGGAACGTGACTTTAATAATGGcgacttattaaaaataaatttggaattCCCAACTTGTCTCGAACATCTTTGTTTGAAACTTACGGGGAAGTCCCCTGTATCCTTGGCATAATCACACcattcatcatcataaatTTCATAGTCACACCGTTGAACAGCGCGTtataacagaaatataaattgtttttttacacaataaagCAGAGAGCAATAAGCTGAGAtttattaggtaggtaattcGTTTCATtccttattataaatacttttgttttattattaccttATACTAATTAATTGATTACATTTTTCACTTCTAAACTTTGCGTGTCAGGACGTGccctacttatttaaatatataaattatgatttcatAAGACaacaaaactaataatttattatttaaatacacaaatttaCAGATACTGAACGACAAATCGGATGAAGACGGCGACGATCGTCGGCAACTCGACAGCCGCAACACCTCGCAACCTTGCGCGTTGCTCTCACAACTGTTGTCGAGCAGCAACGGTCCGTCCGGCAATGGCCGCAGCCAGGACTCCACTGATAACTACCTCGAGAGAATACGCGCGGTCAAACACAAGCTGGAAGAAAAGGGAGCCGGCAACGCTAAGCGACCCGCCACGTCTGAAAGCCAACAGGTACGTCGTACGTCAACAGTATAACATACCCATCCAAATTGTAAATTCAGCCTTATAACCGCAGCCTAGCTGGTGGTACCGCTCTCCTCCTGCCCTCAGCCTTGGCAGCTAATAATTCTAAGGAGGGTTGATGTCAgtccggttgtaaaatcacaggtgAATCTTTACaatactttaataattattacaacttGTCAGCAGGTGTCATCGTCGGCGGTCCCGCCCGCGTCATCAGCGGCGCCGTCGCCCGCGGCCGCGCCTGCCACCACTAGCAGCGCGGGCATGAGCCAGCTCTGCCAGAAGAACCAAATCCTAGTGTCGCTGCTGGCGCGACAGCAGACCACGCCCACCACGCCGCTGCCGCTGCCCAACCCCAACCTCCGCGCGTATGGCCCCGCGCCCCGCCCCAGACCCCCGCCCCCCGCGCAGATGCCCCAGCAACGGCATCACCACTCCACGCTGTCTACCATACTCACTGGACCTGCGCAGTAAGCACtcttttacaagcttttattctGTCTGTGTTCCGTCTGTAATCATAGCTTGCTCGATTACTTTTACTTCCaattgtcctacagagttgaaatttcccatgTCGCTTTAGTTTCCATTACAACTAAACAGTTTACAGCACGGAGATGagttttttgtcaggcgttaaatacCACAAGATCTGTCTGTTGGATTCTTGATTTTAGCATGAGATATTGAAAGTTTATTTCAGTGGCTGACAAGGTATCAAGAATGCGTCATATGAATAACAAGAATATCCTTTTCATACATACAAGCACAAATCTTTTCCATAATAaatctcatcatcatcatagggtgccatcttcgaattgaaatttggaggtcagcatacggaaaccctcgcggctttgggccgctattttcagttggttgtatctaagtccggtccaatcctttatgtcataataaatcagcagttattttattaaacacgaatttaaaatatatatcttcatCAGCATTCAATGTACAAAACAGCATATTGCGCGTGTTAATCGTGTTTACTAGTGTTAAATGTTATTGCgtacttattttaaactatcaCATTGCTATCGATCtttcagtttatttatgtacgaTTGTTGCATAAAAAGCATGTGACGAGACAATGCCAGAGGCCCCTGAGATATAACGTCTATCTTTACAATTAGAagagtattttaaatatggatGGTCATACTAGATTAATGTTATCGATATTATTTCATTGAGAAGACATGGTTCATTGTGCCCGGATAGTTTAAACTAGTttgagtttttaattaaatatagactatcatttatatagtatattatacttggtaataataattctaaaaataatatttcgtcTCCATTATCTTTTACTAAgatgttatgaaattaaattactattaaattatttggacTATTATATTCACATAAAATACCAACGCCAGCCACAACAATACTTTCTCTTCAGAATCTGAAAAAGACCCACAAATACTTCTTTTCGGAAAATTTGCAGTGTACGCACATGAAGAACGTATAGGTGAACTAAATGTGTTAACAATGTGAATaggtttattttaagaaatacacCATCGGCGAATTCAAGATGATCAACGTACACTgcgaaatttgtttataactgCAAGATATGTAAAACTAGCAATGCAATTTAAGTTCACCACATTCGCTTTTTAACCGATAGTGAATTTCTAGCATTAGGTCTATATCTGCCAGTGTTACTACATATCATCAAGAAATATTATTCGTGTTCTTTGTGGTGGATgaacaagtaataaaattgatacgCATAATTTTTCTGTTTAGTAATATCTAGGaatatctaaattatttttaattactagtTAATGACTAACATTGAAATACGTAATATCTTAGAATACATGCCGAAATTGCATTATGTCGTATTATACTGAACACATGAAATATAGCATTCTAATGTAGTTGTTATCTCACAGCCGAGCGAGTAACGTGAACGGCGGTCCGGGGTCGCTGGGCGGCGGGGCGTTGGGCGGCGCTGAACTGGCGCAGAGCCACTTGCAGATGGTGCTGCAGGGCCGCGGAGCCTACCCCCCGCACTCTGCGCCACACCCCGTCACCACCCAACACTACACCGCCAACCAGCACTACAGCCAACCGTCAGTATTCATTTAATCAGATAGGGCACTAAATACTAAGGTTAAGATGTCgatatggaaaatgatcattttcttaTTGGCTTGGATCTTCGATGTTTCTTTACACAGGgtataacaaaattcacaatgtattttaacatatgaaatgttaaaatacGGTGCCTTAACTATCAACACTTAGGAAAAATTTTTTCCATCTAGCTGTTATGATATTTGATAGATCAATCTGAGTGAGCGTCcgtgtatatttattgattgttgTATTCCAGCGGCAGCAGCAGTCGGGCGGTGGCGGGCGGGGACAGCGAGGTGCCGAGCGACCAGACGCTGTCGGACATCCTGGACGAGGTCATCGACCACATGCCCGACGCCGACCGGCCCGCGCCCAGCGTCAGCGTGCTCATCGACCTCGAGACCCGCCGTGACTATGGGGTgagatataacaaaaattagaTTAACTCTCCCGTATCTTCTCTAGTGGGAATAGTAGGCGGCCGCAGGGGACCGACAAGGTGCTGAACATCCTACCACAGTTTGATGAGACTCATATAATTTTCGAAACATAATGAAAGTGCAACATTGAAAGTCCATTGACTATCATATTTGAGAGAGACTTTGATTTAGCTCCCAACGGATCATATGGAGCGTCGGGAGTGTTTTCGCAATTTTCATCACCGAACTTTGCAGTGCgagttattataaattctgaCGAAATTATGTTGTTTCCAGGGAAAGGCGAAAAATGATGTGATAAATGCGATCACAAAAAGTCTCATGCAATGCGAGACTGTGACCAAAAGTCCCGTGTCGTCAAGTCCTGGCCCACCGCCTGTGTACGCCGTGCAAAGTCCGGTAAGATATTCGTActaataaatctaaatctCTAATCTTTCTAAAAACGTGTATTCTCTgacataaaaacattaacataaaattaacattaaaaggGTATTGACGCGGGCACAACCGTGTCACAGTGATGCATACGCCAATGGCATTGTACTTATCCTCAGGTGTCTTGCAACATGGGCAGCATGGGCAGCAGCGGCGGCATCCACTACGTGCGGCCCGATGGCACCCGCTCGCGGCAGCTGGAGGAGCAGCACGCGCGGCTGATGCATCTGCAGCAGCGGCAGCAGATGCTGGTGTCGCCGGAGGTGCATGCTTCTTACAGATAGATAcaacatttgtaaaaaagcaacaaaacatacacattccaaatacaaaaataacaaacaaaaaaaggaCAGAAAAGCATACAAATGTGTCTGTGtgttaataacaaacaaaaaaaggaCAGAAAAGCATACAAATTTGTATCATTATAATCATCATCGAAAGCCCCTTATATCCCACCATggtatttttctttactttttattttaaggttcAAAGTTaaaaggttcgaatcctactgactacaatctgactcatgtgtaatTGTTTTCAGAGACCACCCCTTAGTCGTACTTAGTAAAATTACTTAGTCTGTAGTCCCTTGAATCTAAAAGGATTTTCTTTTCTGCGGTTTTCTGCGATCAGCGATGTACAACGCAGCAAATGTGTTTTACGTCAGTCACTCCTTATtactttccttttttatttgaaatttgttttctttaggAACTTATAATGGCTTCCTTTTAAATCGTTaaaaggtataaaat
Coding sequences within:
- the LOC128673996 gene encoding uncharacterized protein LOC128673996 isoform X5; its protein translation is MLPMVQPDPVIFNCGGHSANGATAPSIALPPSLTPDSDVDELVDIFFDVDVTVNTFPRIESCDLQLGDTWRGMQGKMSVTTPVKKIRKKSDSKPQSQINKCHNEKRRRELENETINQLEELLGTCLAEVKQPDKNGIVREATRQIEEVLKRRGECPGECPVRNAQCLSPVQAGEVSSTQPPACLHYTEITTLIEALKHYTGSLGWVLLEINSKGEIECVTENIKELVLQDRTELYKKSIFSLLHVNDQAKLKPLLRVIQSFAWGSGEIEKFQAIQARLLVKNTDGTEGTGYVEAVIHAAPVRGSSSEEAGSVMCVIRRREDASAALLPLDGGPPAIAAKQSDHIVFRLDCNYIILSCDLRGVENIINCPVSLVGTRYLELVDSGDRVVVVAHLQQTGQYSAPPSVSPPFRIRLGASLPALRVSARSRLFRAQPSSGEPDFIMSTHTLLGDDDLDLLDAETSRPPVGGPLMTSVANGESSNCDRYRSPMCPGGEFLNDFDLDPDPWGSSFQLGDMSGEDSKDRKDTSVEPPATPQTPRAPPTPGEGPPSVAPVEEPNRLRTLLSKKPVPGDAALNSNNRILKDLLKQEDEEATGSETSAPHTPLTPHTPHTPHTPAAAMSPLHSRPSPHPAHPAHTAHPAHPAGPAHQPHTMPSHNSEVLLRILNDKSDEDGDDRRQLDSRNTSQPCALLSQLLSSSNGPSGNGRSQDSTDNYLERIRAVKHKLEEKGAGNAKRPATSESQQQVSSSAVPPASSAAPSPAAAPATTSSAGMSQLCQKNQILVSLLARQQTTPTTPLPLPNPNLRAYGPAPRPRPPPPAQMPQQRHHHSTLSTILTGPAHRASNVNGGPGSLGGGALGGAELAQSHLQMVLQGRGAYPPHSAPHPVTTQHYTANQHYSQPGSSSRAVAGGDSEVPSDQTLSDILDEVIDHMPDADRPAPSVSVLIDLETRRDYGGKAKNDVINAITKSLMQCETVTKSPVSSSPGPPPVYAVQSPVSCNMGSMGSSGGIHYVRPDGTRSRQLEEQHARLMHLQQRQQMLVSPEADQPQADLGSTISALSETPPNVALTRTDYHHIYHPANQMGSNYGTNKITSTQQNPMLSRQLSGSGVGYAPHSAAALHTPLSAPPPPPQPYLRAPRPHLVGGYYDDGAGAGYCGDYARRAPHHLPHQPLPHPHHDPPMPCAGNGSGAVGAGGAAGGSGAGASGTSEYVRNELRAVVGARLHPPMQSDLDPLMTFDMTSSEYYGGGHGGGGLGGGR
- the LOC128673996 gene encoding nuclear receptor coactivator 2 isoform X7, which produces MPVLALEDARIESCDLQLGDTWRGMQGKMSVTTPVKKIRKKSDSKPQSQINKCHNEKRRRELENETINQLEELLGTCLAEVKQPDKNGIVREATRQIEEVLKRRGECPGECPVRNAQCLSPVQAGEVSSTQPPACLHYTEITTLIEALKHYTGSLGWVLLEINSKGEIECVTENIKELVLQDRTELYKKSIFSLLHVNDQAKLKPLLRVIQSFAWGSGEIEKFQAIQARLLVKNTDGTEGTGYVEAVIHAAPVRGSSSEEAGSVMCVIRRREDASAALLPLDGGPPAIAAKQSDHIVFRLDCNYIILSCDLRGVENIINCPVSLVGTRYLELVDSGDRVVVVAHLQQTGQYSAPPSVSPPFRIRLGASLPALRVSARSRLFRAQPSSGEPDFIMSTHTLLGDDDLDLLDAETSRPPVGGPLMTSVANGESSNCDRYRSPMCPGGEFLNDFDLDPDPWGSSFQLGDMSGEDSKDRKDTSVEPPATPQTPRAPPTPGEGPPSVAPVEEPNRLRTLLSKKPVPGDAALNSNNRILKDLLKQEDEEATGSETSAPHTPLTPHTPHTPHTPAAAMSPLHSRPSPHPAHPAHTAHPAHPAGPAHQPHTMPSHNSEVLLRILNDKSDEDGDDRRQLDSRNTSQPCALLSQLLSSSNGPSGNGRSQDSTDNYLERIRAVKHKLEEKGAGNAKRPATSESQQVSSSAVPPASSAAPSPAAAPATTSSAGMSQLCQKNQILVSLLARQQTTPTTPLPLPNPNLRAYGPAPRPRPPPPAQMPQQRHHHSTLSTILTGPAHRASNVNGGPGSLGGGALGGAELAQSHLQMVLQGRGAYPPHSAPHPVTTQHYTANQHYSQPGSSSRAVAGGDSEVPSDQTLSDILDEVIDHMPDADRPAPSVSVLIDLETRRDYGGKAKNDVINAITKSLMQCETVTKSPVSSSPGPPPVYAVQSPVSCNMGSMGSSGGIHYVRPDGTRSRQLEEQHARLMHLQQRQQMLVSPEADQPQADLGSTISALSETPPNVALTRTDYHHIYHPANQMGSNYGTNKITSTQQNPMLSRQLSGSGVGYAPHSAAALHTPLSAPPPPPQPYLRAPRPHLVGGYYDDGAGAGYCGDYARRAPHHLPHQPLPHPHHDPPMPCAGNGSGAVGAGGAAGGSGAGASGTSEYVRNELRAVVGARLHPPMQSDLDPLMTFDMTSSGGGAGGRAAAASWESPQTTANTTEAGTAEAGSAAGGDEAGAPDAKASASLLQKLLSQ